The following proteins are encoded in a genomic region of Laspinema palackyanum D2c:
- a CDS encoding uracil-DNA glycosylase family protein has translation MLIQSVVTVMLEIQTLIDEIQKEAKRAEFPLDEPVYQKANAEPTQPILYAGNLQSQLCVFGRDLGKDEVATRQPLYGAAGSLVRKGLYRTLFNSEAGDKTELEKVLDQVLLTNTVPYKPPGNKAYSTAVKQRFRPYIERLLVCHWQGDRIITLGNDAFDWFTPYAPKGTLKEFFQRGDRYSSSQPITLCAKDSQGNLHQRPITLLPLPHPSPLNQRYYAQFPQLLQQRLSDIFQ, from the coding sequence ATGTTAATCCAGTCCGTCGTTACTGTCATGTTAGAGATTCAAACGTTAATTGATGAAATTCAGAAAGAAGCAAAACGGGCTGAATTTCCCCTAGATGAACCCGTTTATCAAAAAGCCAATGCCGAACCGACTCAACCGATTCTCTATGCGGGGAACTTGCAAAGTCAGTTATGCGTTTTTGGCCGAGATTTGGGTAAAGATGAAGTCGCAACTCGGCAACCGTTATATGGTGCAGCGGGTTCCCTGGTTCGCAAAGGACTGTATCGGACTCTTTTTAACAGCGAGGCAGGGGATAAAACGGAACTAGAAAAGGTGCTGGACCAAGTTTTATTGACCAATACCGTCCCCTACAAACCCCCGGGAAATAAAGCCTATAGTACAGCGGTTAAACAGCGCTTTCGGCCCTATATTGAGCGCCTCCTCGTCTGCCACTGGCAAGGCGATCGCATCATCACCCTCGGAAACGATGCCTTTGACTGGTTTACTCCCTACGCCCCAAAAGGGACCTTGAAAGAATTTTTTCAGCGTGGCGATCGCTACAGTTCTAGCCAACCCATTACCCTTTGCGCTAAAGACTCTCAAGGTAATCTCCATCAGCGTCCCATCACCTTACTGCCACTCCCTCATCCCTCCCCCCTCAACCAGAGATACTACGCCCAATTTCCCCAACTCCTACAGCAACGCCTGAGTGACATTTTTCAGTGA